Genomic DNA from Nocardioides aquaticus:
ACCGGTGGATCTGGTAGAGGTCGACGTGGTCGACGCCGAGACGGGTCAGGGAGTGGTCGATCTCGGTCATGATCGCCTGGCGCGACAGCCCGGCGCCGTTCGGCCCGGGCCGCATCCGTCCGTGCACCTTGGTCGCCAGCAGGTAGTCGTCGCGGTCGGCGACGTCACGCAGGATCCGGCCGGTGAACTGCTCGCTGCTCCCGCCGGAGTAGACGTTGGCGGTGTCGAAGAACGTCAGGCCCGCCTCGAGCGCCGCCACCACGATCTCGCGGGCGGCGGCCTCGTCGAGCACCCACGGGTGCCCGCCGCGGGCCGGGTCCCCCCAGCTCATGCAGCCCACCGTCAGGCGGGGCACCTCCAGGCCGGTCCGTCCGAGTCGCGTGTAGTCCATGCCTCCATCCTGCGTCACCCCTCCGGACAGACCTAGGGTCGCGGCATGAGCACCCCCGGGACCACCAGCAACCAGTACGCCCTCGACGACCGGGTCGTCCTGGTCACCGGTGGGGGCAGCGGCATCGGTCGCGCCGTCGCGCACGCGTTCCTCGCCAACGGCGCGCGGGTGGCCGTCGCGGGCCGCCGGCGCGAGCCGCTCGAGGAGACCCTGGCGCCGTACGACGCCGACCGCGGGCTGGTCGTGGTCTCCGACGTGTCCGAGGACGAGCAGGCGGCGGCCATGGTGCAGGCCGTGCTGGAGCGGTGGGGCCGGCTCGACGTCGTGGTCAACAACGCCGCGGCGTACGCCAACGGGCCGTTCGACGAGATCGAGCTGGCGACGTGGGAGACGGTGCGCTCGGCCAACATCGACGGCTTCGTCCACGTCGCACGCCACGCCCTGCCCGAGCTGGAGAAGGTCGGCGGCAACCTGGTCGTCGTCGGGTCGGTCTCCGGGATGCGCGGGGACTGGGGCCAGGCGGTCTACAACGCCACCAAGGCCGCGATCATGAACTTCGTGCAGTCGCTCGCCCTCGACTACGGCCCGCGCGGCGTGCGCCTCAACGCCGTCGCCCCCGCGCTGACCATCACCGGGCTGACCCAGGCCGTCGCCGACGACCCCGAGGCGCTCGCCAAGGCCGAGGACCGGATCGCGCTCGGGCGGCCGGGCCGGCCCGAGGACGTCGCGCCGGCGGTGCTCTGGCTGGCCAGCGACGACGCGGCGTACGTGACCGGGGCGTGGCTGCCCGTCGACGGCGGGACGACCGCCTCGACCGGGCAGGCGCACTGAGGCCCCCGGTGGACCCGGTGGATCCCACACGGCTGCTGGCCGAGCAGGACCTGGTGGATGAGGACCTGCGCGACTGGCGGATGCTGATCGACCGTCTCCACGCCAGCTTCGACACCGGTGACTTGGGCGGCACGGTGCGGCTGGTCGCCGGGCCTCGATCTGGTTCCAGCCCACCGACGCCCACGAGACGCCCCGGCAGCGCTGGCACCTCGACCTGCGGGTGCCGCCGGAGGTCGCCCCGGAGCGGATCGCTGCCGCGGTCGCGGCGGGTGGGGAGCTGGTCGACGACTCGGCCGCCTCGGCGTTCTGGGTGCTGGCCGACGCGCAGGGGAACCGGGCGTGCGTGACCACGTGGGAGGGGCGGTAGCGCGTCCGGGGCGGGTCTCACGACGCTCGCTTCGCTCGCTCCTCGACCACCGCGCCTACAGGACGGCGTCGGCCACCCGGCGTACCTCGTCGGCGCTGCGCAGGCTGAGCAGCAGCGTGGTCACGCCGGTCTCCTCCCACTCGGCGACCTTCTCCCGGACCTCGGCGGGCTCGCCGATGATGTGGAGGTCGTCGACCAGGGAGTCCGGGATGAGCGCGGCCGCCTCGTCCTTCCTCCCGTCCAGGTACAGCTCCTGGACCTCGTCGGCCAGCGCCTCGTGGCCCATCCGCACGAACACCTGCTTGTGGAAGTTCTGCTCCTTGGCGCCCATCCCGCCCATGTAGAGCGCGACGGTCGGCTTCATCGCCTGCACGACCCGGTCCTTCTCGGCGGCGTCGGCGACGACCTGCAGGTGGCAGGAGGCGGCGATCTCGAAGTCGGCGCGGCTGCGGCGGGCGCCCGGGCGGGCGAAGCCCTCGTCCAGCCAGTCGCGGTAGAGGTGCGCGCTGCCGGGCGTGTAGAAGAGCGGGATCCAGCCGTCGGCGATCTCCGCGGTCTGGGCGACGTTCTTCGGCCCCTCCGCGCCGAGCCAGATCGGCACGTCGGCGCGCAACGGGTGCACGATCGGCTTGAGCGCCTTGCCCATCCCGGTCGCGTCGTCACCGACGTACGGCAGCGGGTGGTGCGGGCCGTCGTTGGTCACCGGGCCCCGCCGGGCGAGCACCTGACGGACGATGTCGACGACCTCGCGGGTGCGGGCCAGGGGCTTGGCGAACGGTGCGCCGTACCAGCCCTCGACTACCTGCGGGCCGCTCACGCCGAGCCCGAGCACGACCCGGCCGCCGCTGAGGTGGTCGAGGGTCAGGACGTGCATCGCGATCGAGGCGGGCGTCCGGCCCGACATCTGCACGATCGAGGTACCGAGCCGCAGCCGGCTGGTCTCGCGGCCCCACCACGCCAGCGGCGTGAAGGCGTCCGAGCCCCACGCCTCGGCGGCGAAGAGGGCGTCGAACCCCGACTCCTCGGCGGCGGCGACGAGCTCCGCGACCCCGGTGGGGGGCTGCGCGCCCCAGTACCCCAGCTGCAGACCGAGCTTCATGGCCGCCACCCTGCCAGAGACGCGGCCCCCGTAGGCTGAGCGACGTGATCGAGCTCCGGACCCCCACCCAGATCGAGCAGATGCGACCCGCCGGACGGTTCGTGGCCTCGGTGATCACCGCGCTGGAGGAGAAGGCCGACGTCGGGGTCAACCTCCTCGAGCTGGACGCCCTCGCCCACCAGATGATCCGCGACGCGGGCGCGGAGTCCTGCTACATCGACTACCACCCCTCCTTCGGCGCCTCCCCGTTCGGCAAGGTGCTGTGCACCTCGGTCAACGACGCGGTCCTCCACGGCCTCCCCCACGACTATGCGCTCGCCGACGGCGACCTGCTCTCGGTCGACTTCGCGGTCAGCCTCGGCGGCTGGGTCGCCGACTCCGCCCTGTCCGTCGTCGTAGGGACCCCCCGGCAGGAGGACCTGGACCTCATCGAGACCACCGACCAGGCGCTCGCCGCCGGCATCGCGCAGGCCGTGCCGGGCAACCGCCTCGGCGACATCTCCGCCGCGATCGGCGAGGTCGCTCGCGCGGCCGGCCTCGGCGTCAACCTCCAGTTCGGCGGCCACGGCGTCGGCAAGACGATGCACGGCGAGCCGCACGTGCCCAACGACGGCCGCGCCGGGCGCGGGCTCAAGCTGCGCGAGGGCCTGGTCATCGCGATCGAGCCGTGGTTCCTGCACACCACCGACGAGATCGAGTTCGACCCGGACGGCTGGACCATCCGCTCGGTCGACGGCTCCCGCGGCGCCCACATGGAGCACACCATCGCGATCACCGGCGACGGGCCGCTGGTCCTCACCGCCCGCGACTGAACGTCACCCGGTGGTGCGGTAGCGCCCCCGGTAGAACAGCAGCGGGTCGCCCGGGGCCTCGCCGGCCAGCGTGAGCACCCGGCCGATGACGACGTCGTGGTCGCCGGCCTCGTGGACGTCCTCGATGGTGCAGTCGACATGACCGAGCGTGCCGGCGAGCACCGGCGAGCCGGTGCGCGACGAGGGCCGCCACTCGACCTCGGCGAACTTGTCGACGCCCTTGCTGGCCATCGTGTTCGACACCCACGCCTGGTCGCTGGCCAGCAGGTTCACGCAGAACGACCCGGTCTCACGGATCAGCGGCCACGCCCGTGAGGTCCGCGACGGCACGAACAGCACCAGCGGCGGGTCGAGCGAGACGCTGGAGAACGACTGGCAGGTCAGCCCGACCGGCACGCCGCCGTGGACCGCGGTCACCACCGTGACGCCGGAGGCGAAGCGGCCGAGGACGTCGCGGAACGCGCGTGAGCCCTCGGCGTGGCCGACCGGCTGACCGGCGGTCGGGTCGTCGGAGACCAGGTCGCGCCCGGCGTCACCGAGCCACGCCTCAAACAGCTCGGGGCACGGCTGCCCGCGGTCGACCTCGTACGACGGCCGCGGCCCGCCGTCGGCGGGGTCCGGCTCCGGGAGGGCGGCTGAGCTCATGGGACCCACCGTAGTCCCGCACGGCCCCGTCCCCGGCGGCCGGTCACCCCAACCAGGGGGCCGCGCGGCGGCTGTGCGCGGCCTTCTTCGCCGGGTCCATGCCCTCGTAGGACCGCGCGATCATCGAGCTGCGCGGGTTGCGGGTGAAGACGTCGAGGTGGTCGCGCACGAACGTCCAGTACAGCGCGTCCCAGTCCTCGCGCCACTCCCCCGGCCCGAAGTCGGTCATCTTCTTCAGGTAGTTGCTGCCGGAGACGTACGGCTTGGTGGTGATCATCTCGCCGGTGGCGAACTGGGACATGGCGTAGACGTTGGGCACCATCACCCAGTCGTAGGCGTCGACGAACATCTCCATGAACCACTCGTAGACCGCGTCGGGGTCGGTGCGCAGCAGGCACATGGCGTTGCCGAGGACCATCAGCCGCTCGATGTGGTGGGCGTACCCCCGCTCGAGCACCCGCTCCAGCACCGCGTCGACCGGGTCCAGCCCGGTCTCGGCGGTCCACCACCCGTCGGCCAGGGGGCGGCCGTGGCCGAGGTGGTTGCGGCTGCGCATCTGGCGTCCGTGACGGACGTACGTGGCCCGCATGTACTCGCGCCAGCCGATGACCTGGCGGACGAACCCCTCGACCGACGGCAGGTCGACGTCGTGCTCGTCGGCGGCGGCCAGGGCGCGCTCCAGCACCAGCGCCGGTGACAGCAGCCCGATGTTGAGACCAGGGGTCAGCAGGCCGTGGAAGACGAAGGGGTGCTGGGTCGAGACGGCGTCCTCGTACGGCCCGAACTGGGTGAACCGCTCCTCGAGGAACTGCTCGAGCACCTGCTCGGCCTCGCGGTGCGTGGTCGGCCACGCGAAGGTCACCGGGTCCCCGGGGGCGTCGGGGAAGTGCTCGGCCACCCACGCCACCGCGTCCTCGACCGCGGCGTCCCGCTCGCCGCCGAAGAGCGCGACGTCGGGGACGGGGTGGTTCTTCGGCAGCTTCTTGCGGTTGTCCTCGTCGAAGGACCACTTGCCGCCGACCGGCTCGTCGGACTCGACCAGGACGTCGAGGCGGCGCCGCTGCCAGGCGTAGAAGTGCTGCATCCGCGGCTTCTTGCCGGCCGTGCCGAAGTAGGTGGTGAGGTCGTCGCGGGTGGCCAGGAAGTTGGGGGTGTCCAGCCAGGTGTGACCCGCCTCGGCGTCCCCTCCGAGGGTCAGCCCGGCCTCGTCGAGGGTGGCCTCGACGTCTTGGGAGAGCCAGTCGTCGACCACGTCGTAGGCGCTGACCTCGGTGGCGCCGAGGTCGGCGAGCACGCGGCCGGTGGCGGCGCGGCTGGTCGTGCGCCCGTCGCTGCCGACCAGCTCGACGGCGTGCCCGGCCTCGTGCAGCCGTGCCGCGAAGCGGGCCGTCGAGGCGCGGTGCAGGACCAGCTTGTGGCTGTGGAAGCCGTACTGCCGGAACAGCAGGTCGTGCTCGACCAGGACGAACGTGGTGCCGTCCGGTGCGTCGAGGTGCTCGGTGAAGAGCTGGTGGGGGTAGACCAGCCGGACCGGTACGGACGTCGCCATGCGCGCGAGGCTAGCCACGCCATACTCACCCCCATGACCAGCACCGCGACGCCGCCGGCCCTGGAGGGCTGGACCCTCGGCGACCACACCGACGACGAGGGCACGACCCACCCGACGTACCGCCGCGGCAGCGGGCCCGGCGTCGTGGTGATCCACGAGATCCCCGGCATCACCCCGCAGGTCGCGGCCTTCGCGCAGGAGGTCGTCGACGCGGGGTTCACCGTCGTGATGCCGCACCTGTTCGGCACGCCGGGGCGCGGGATGAGCCCGGCGCACGTGGCGCAGGCCTTCCGCCAGGTCTGCGTGAGCCGGGAGTTCACCAAGCTCGCCACCGGCGAGACGACCCCGGTCGCGGGGTGGCTGCGGAGCCTGGCCCGCACGTTGCACGCCGAGCTCGGCGGACCCGGCGTCGGCGCGCTGGGGATGTGCTTCACCGGCGGCTTCGCGCTGGCGATGATGGTCGACGACAGCGTGGCCGCGCCGGTGCTGTGCCAGCCGTCGGCACCGTTCCCGGTCGGCAAGGCCCGGGCCGCCGACCTCAACCTGTCGCCGGACGACCTGGCGACGGTCAAGCGGCGAGCCGCCGGCGGCTGCTCGGTGCTGGGGCTGCAGTTCGCCAAGGACCCCGCCACGGGCACCCGCTTCGACACCCTCGACCGCGAGCTGGGCGAGGCGTTCCTGCGCGTCGACCTGCCCGGCGTCGGGCACTCGACGGTGACCATGCAGCGCCAGCAGGTCGCCGTCGACCGGGTGCTGGGGTTCTTCGGCGAGAAGCTCAGGGACTGACGGTCTCCTGGGGCGCCTCGAGCACCTCGACCTCGTCGCCGACCGCGATCCGGCCGGACTCCAGCACCCGCAGCACCGACCCGCCCCGGCGGCGCAACGCCTCCTGGGCGCCGCGGCCGATCGTGTCGTCGAGCAGCTTGCAGGGCGCTGCCACCCGGACCACCTCGAGCAGCGCCTCCCCCACCCGCAGCCGGGTGCCGGGCGCGGTCGGGACCGTCCCGGTGTCCACGGTGACGTTGCGCCGGGTCAGCCCCGCCGGCACTGGCGCGCCGAACCGCTCCTCGGCCTCGGCCAGCGCCTCGGCGCTCTGCACGGTCACGTGCCGGTGCCGGCTCCCGTGGTAGCGGTCGCCGACGATGCCGGCGCCGGCCTCGGCGTGCACCTCGGGCACCTCCCGCATCGGGAGCCGACGGCCCTTGGCGACGTGCAGGGACTGGACGCGCGAGCTCACGTGCGGAGCGTACGTAGCCGGAAGGAACGAAGTCGGCGGCGGGTCCGGCCGTCGATCCGGTCGTGCAGGTCAGCCCGGTGCCGCCCAGGAGGTTACGGACTTCGTTCCTTCCCGCTCCGCGTGACCCGGCCGTTCTGTGGCGTGCCAGACCTGGACCCCGAGGGCTGGTTGGATCGACAGGTGTGGCTGAGTGAGGTGGGACCCGACGACGTCGCCGACCTCACCGCGTTCCTCGGCGAGGTCGACCTGACCCTGAGCGGCCTGGACGCTCCGACCGTCCGGCTGTGGGTCGGGCGCGACGCGGAGGGGCGGGTCGTCGCCAGCACCGGCTACGAGGTCAGCGAGGACGGGCGGCACGCGCTGCTGCGCAGCGTCGCCGTCAGCCCCGCGGCGCGGTCGGCGGGGCTCGGCAGCGAGCTGGCCCGGTTCGCACTGGCCCGCGCGGCCGGGGACGGCGCGCGTACGGCCTGGCTCTTCAGCCGCCGGTCGGGGCCGTTCTGGCAGGGCCTGGGGTTCGCGCCGGCGGACCGGGACGAGCTGGCGGCCGTCCTGGCCGCGACGCACCAGGTCCGGCTGTTCGCCGCGACGGGGCAGCTGGCGCGCGAGGTGGCGTGGTCGCGCCCGCTGCCTGTGTGACGGGCGTACACGGACAGGCACAAGTCGGCTCGGGCGTCCCCGCGGGTCGCGGAACCGCAGGTCAGCGAGGCGTAGGCTCACCCCGACGGACTTGTGCCTGTCGGTGTACGCCCACCCCTGGTCCTCGGGGACCCTGTCGAGGCTGGCCTCTCGGACTCCACGATCGCCCGCCGCAGAGGGCCGGGCCCCATGAGAGGAACCTCAGTGAAGATCGTCCTCGCCGCAGCTCTCGCGGCCGTCGTCCTGTTCGGTGGCGGCATCGTCGCCGGAACGACTGTCGGCTCCTCGAGCACGTGGGAGACGTTCCACGGCACCGTGGGCAGGGTGAACGCCCAGGGCACAGCCATCATCCTGGACGACGTCACCGGGTTGGACGCGGACTCCCTCGACGCCGGCTCGCTCGCCGCCGCCCTGGTCGATCCGGCTGGCAAGGCGACCGTCAGCGAGCAGGTCGAGGCCCTCTACGACACCGAGCACGACATCGTCTACCTACCTGCCTGAGTGGCAGGGGATCCCGTCTGGGGACCCGTGACGTCGTGGCAGCACTCCCCCGCGGTGCCAGCTCACCCGACGAACCGTGGCTTGCCGAGCGCGCGAACGGTGCCGGCAACACCCGGGCGTCGTCGGTGCCGCCAGCAGAAGCGGACAGCGTCGACAGGACGATGGCGGACCCAGTCAGGGTCCGACATCACGCGGGCGGTCAGCTCGACATCGAAGTCGCTGATCCCCCGGAGCCCGTGGGCCCGGATCAATCTCCGGTACTGCTGTTCCACCTCGACCACGGGTCGACCTCGGGAGGTCTCCTGCATCCGGACCCAGTCGTCACATGGATCGGTGACCACGTCGCCTCCTCTCGTGCAGACCCCCGGCGCTTCCGGGAGGGCTACCTCATAGACGCACCGAGAGCCGACCTGGTTGCTTGGCGGGGTGGGTCGTCGACGTCCCGATCACTCGACACCGGGGTGACGGGACGGAACGGGGCCTCGCACCCGCACCACGAGGGCCGGCCGCCCGCCTCCCGTCCTTCAGCCAGGCCCGACCGGACGGGTACCGATCCGGGGCCACGGCAGTGCTAGAACATGACCCGTGGCTCTGACGTCCTGCGGCGACCGCTCGGCCGCGGCCTGGCTCCGAGAACCGACTACCCCGTGGGGAACGTTGGTGACGTTCGGTCCCCAGGTGTTCCCGACCTATGCGCGGGTGCGTTTCCTGCCCGACCCGACCGCGCCAGGGCAGTCGGAGAGCGACGTGGACGTCGATGCCCCTGATGACCTCGACGTGGTCCGCGACGTCGTCACAGTTCTGGCCGCGCATACGCGCACTCCTGATGACGTCTACTTCTGCCTGTGGGACGGGTGGGGCACTCCACCAGGACTGGAAGGACGACCGAAGGTGGCGGTACCGAACCGCCTGTTCTTCATGTTCCGGGGCGCACTCGCCGACATCGGCGACTGGGGCACACCCCGGATGGAACACGCCGTGGTCGGACACACGCCTCCGCCGGCGTTCATCTGGCCTGCCGACCACGCCTGGTGCTTCGCGTTCGACGTCGACCCGCACTACGCGGGCATCGGCGGTGCCGCCGCTGCCGTCGCGGATCTGATCGGACATCCGACCCTCGACGCTGTCGAGGCTGACCCCGAGAAGGCGCAGCCGCTCTACCGGTAGCACCGCGGCTGTGGTGAGGGTCTGACAGCATCTCTTCCACCACGGCGAGCGAACACGACACGGATGACCCGTCCTTCGGTCACGCGACGTCTGAGGCGATCAGCGACGGCGACCGCTTGGCTGGACCACTGGTTGGACCGGTCACGAGCGGCACGCATCCGGCTCACAGCGTGGCCGGACGGCACGTGCAGCGGCCACCCACAGCTCACCCGCCCCCCGCCGCCTAGGCTCCCCCGCGTGCCGGAGATGCCCGAGGACCTGCTCGCCCACGCCCGCGCCGCGACCGGGTTCATGCCCGAGGACGAGGGCCTGCTGCTGCACAGCACCGCGCTGGCCCGCCTGCCGCACGGGCCGGTGCTGGAGATCGGGACGTACGGCGGCAAGTCGGCGATCTACCTCGGCGCCGCCGCCCGCGAGGTGGGTGGGGACGCGTGCGTCTTCACCGTCGACCACCACCGCGGGTCGGAGGAGAACCAGGCCGGCTGGGAGCACCACGACACCTCGCTGGTCGACCCCCGCACCGGGCTGATGGACACCCTCCCGCTCTTCCGTCGCACACTGCACGACGCCGGCCTCGAGGACCGCGTCGTCGCCGTCGTCGGTCGCAGCACGACGGTGTCGCGCTGGTGGGCGACGCCGCTGGCGATGGTCTTCGTCGACGGCGGGCACGCCGCCGAGCACGCCCACGCCGACTACGCCGGGTGGGCACGGTGGCTGCAGACCGGCGGGCTGCTCGTCGTGCACGACGTGTTCCCGGACCCGGCGGACGGCGGGCGGCCGCCGTACGAGGTCTACCTGCGTGCCCTGGACAGCGGCGACTTCACCGAGGTCGACGCCCTGGGATCGGTGCGGGTGCTGCGGCGTGACCGCGGCGACGCCGGCGACCCGGTGCGCTGAGCCTGTCGGTCTCGAGACGCTTGCTCCGCTCGCTCCTCGACCACCGGGCGTGCCCGCGAGCGTCGTCTCGGCTGTCCGCGAGCGTCATCTCGGCTGTCCGCGAGCGTCATCTCGGCTGTCCGGGAGCGTCATCTCGGCGGGCGAGGAGGTAGACGCGCTCGCGCTGCTCCCCTCGGGCGGTCACCGGGCCGCGGTGGTACCACTCGACGTCGACCAGACCGGCGTCGGCGAGCAGGGCCGCGACCGAGGCGGGGTCGTGGCGGACGAAGTCCAGGTCGACGTCGGCGTCGAACCACGTCCCGGCGTGCTCCAGTCCGGAGCCGGCGTGCAGTGCGACCACCAGCAGGCCGCCGGGTCGCAGCGGGCGGACCAGGGCGGCGAACGCCTCGGGCAGCTCGGCCGGCACCGAGTGCACCAGCGAGTACCACGCCAGGACGGCCGCCCAGCCGTCGTGGTCGCGGGGCCGGACCAGCCGCCGGAGGTCGCCGACCTGGAACTCGGCGTCCGGGAACCGCGCCCGGGCCTGATCGACCATGCCCGGTGACAGGTCGAGGCCGTGAGCCTGGGCGCCGGCCGCGGCGAGGTACGCCGTCACGTGGCCGGGACCGCAGCCGACCTCGACCACGGGACCGCCGTCCGCCACGGCGTGCGCGGCGACCCGGTCCAGCAGCCACCGCTCGAGGACCAGCCCGTCGAGCTCGTCGGTCAGGGCGTCGGCGTAAGCGGCGGCCACCGCGTCGTACGACGTCCGCACCCGCGCGTCACGCGCCTCCGGCCCGCCCTCCGGCAGCGCCACCTCCGCGAC
This window encodes:
- a CDS encoding SDR family NAD(P)-dependent oxidoreductase, whose translation is MSTPGTTSNQYALDDRVVLVTGGGSGIGRAVAHAFLANGARVAVAGRRREPLEETLAPYDADRGLVVVSDVSEDEQAAAMVQAVLERWGRLDVVVNNAAAYANGPFDEIELATWETVRSANIDGFVHVARHALPELEKVGGNLVVVGSVSGMRGDWGQAVYNATKAAIMNFVQSLALDYGPRGVRLNAVAPALTITGLTQAVADDPEALAKAEDRIALGRPGRPEDVAPAVLWLASDDAAYVTGAWLPVDGGTTASTGQAH
- a CDS encoding LLM class F420-dependent oxidoreductase, whose amino-acid sequence is MKLGLQLGYWGAQPPTGVAELVAAAEESGFDALFAAEAWGSDAFTPLAWWGRETSRLRLGTSIVQMSGRTPASIAMHVLTLDHLSGGRVVLGLGVSGPQVVEGWYGAPFAKPLARTREVVDIVRQVLARRGPVTNDGPHHPLPYVGDDATGMGKALKPIVHPLRADVPIWLGAEGPKNVAQTAEIADGWIPLFYTPGSAHLYRDWLDEGFARPGARRSRADFEIAASCHLQVVADAAEKDRVVQAMKPTVALYMGGMGAKEQNFHKQVFVRMGHEALADEVQELYLDGRKDEAAALIPDSLVDDLHIIGEPAEVREKVAEWEETGVTTLLLSLRSADEVRRVADAVL
- the map gene encoding type I methionyl aminopeptidase; this encodes MIELRTPTQIEQMRPAGRFVASVITALEEKADVGVNLLELDALAHQMIRDAGAESCYIDYHPSFGASPFGKVLCTSVNDAVLHGLPHDYALADGDLLSVDFAVSLGGWVADSALSVVVGTPRQEDLDLIETTDQALAAGIAQAVPGNRLGDISAAIGEVARAAGLGVNLQFGGHGVGKTMHGEPHVPNDGRAGRGLKLREGLVIAIEPWFLHTTDEIEFDPDGWTIRSVDGSRGAHMEHTIAITGDGPLVLTARD
- a CDS encoding flavin reductase family protein; amino-acid sequence: MSSAALPEPDPADGGPRPSYEVDRGQPCPELFEAWLGDAGRDLVSDDPTAGQPVGHAEGSRAFRDVLGRFASGVTVVTAVHGGVPVGLTCQSFSSVSLDPPLVLFVPSRTSRAWPLIRETGSFCVNLLASDQAWVSNTMASKGVDKFAEVEWRPSSRTGSPVLAGTLGHVDCTIEDVHEAGDHDVVIGRVLTLAGEAPGDPLLFYRGRYRTTG
- a CDS encoding cryptochrome/photolyase family protein, with protein sequence MATSVPVRLVYPHQLFTEHLDAPDGTTFVLVEHDLLFRQYGFHSHKLVLHRASTARFAARLHEAGHAVELVGSDGRTTSRAATGRVLADLGATEVSAYDVVDDWLSQDVEATLDEAGLTLGGDAEAGHTWLDTPNFLATRDDLTTYFGTAGKKPRMQHFYAWQRRRLDVLVESDEPVGGKWSFDEDNRKKLPKNHPVPDVALFGGERDAAVEDAVAWVAEHFPDAPGDPVTFAWPTTHREAEQVLEQFLEERFTQFGPYEDAVSTQHPFVFHGLLTPGLNIGLLSPALVLERALAAADEHDVDLPSVEGFVRQVIGWREYMRATYVRHGRQMRSRNHLGHGRPLADGWWTAETGLDPVDAVLERVLERGYAHHIERLMVLGNAMCLLRTDPDAVYEWFMEMFVDAYDWVMVPNVYAMSQFATGEMITTKPYVSGSNYLKKMTDFGPGEWREDWDALYWTFVRDHLDVFTRNPRSSMIARSYEGMDPAKKAAHSRRAAPWLG
- a CDS encoding dienelactone hydrolase family protein, producing the protein MTSTATPPALEGWTLGDHTDDEGTTHPTYRRGSGPGVVVIHEIPGITPQVAAFAQEVVDAGFTVVMPHLFGTPGRGMSPAHVAQAFRQVCVSREFTKLATGETTPVAGWLRSLARTLHAELGGPGVGALGMCFTGGFALAMMVDDSVAAPVLCQPSAPFPVGKARAADLNLSPDDLATVKRRAAGGCSVLGLQFAKDPATGTRFDTLDRELGEAFLRVDLPGVGHSTVTMQRQQVAVDRVLGFFGEKLRD
- a CDS encoding MOSC domain-containing protein; translated protein: MSSRVQSLHVAKGRRLPMREVPEVHAEAGAGIVGDRYHGSRHRHVTVQSAEALAEAEERFGAPVPAGLTRRNVTVDTGTVPTAPGTRLRVGEALLEVVRVAAPCKLLDDTIGRGAQEALRRRGGSVLRVLESGRIAVGDEVEVLEAPQETVSP
- a CDS encoding GNAT family N-acetyltransferase → MWLSEVGPDDVADLTAFLGEVDLTLSGLDAPTVRLWVGRDAEGRVVASTGYEVSEDGRHALLRSVAVSPAARSAGLGSELARFALARAAGDGARTAWLFSRRSGPFWQGLGFAPADRDELAAVLAATHQVRLFAATGQLAREVAWSRPLPV
- a CDS encoding class I SAM-dependent methyltransferase, which codes for MPEDLLAHARAATGFMPEDEGLLLHSTALARLPHGPVLEIGTYGGKSAIYLGAAAREVGGDACVFTVDHHRGSEENQAGWEHHDTSLVDPRTGLMDTLPLFRRTLHDAGLEDRVVAVVGRSTTVSRWWATPLAMVFVDGGHAAEHAHADYAGWARWLQTGGLLVVHDVFPDPADGGRPPYEVYLRALDSGDFTEVDALGSVRVLRRDRGDAGDPVR
- a CDS encoding DUF480 domain-containing protein — protein: MTLPRLDDQEQRVLGALLEKQRTVPASYPLSGQALRSACNQTSSREPVVDYDDATVEQVARRLKDHELVRIVWSEKGRRTLRYHQRLTEALDLGDDEAAVVTLLLLRGAQAPGELRTRSERLHAFADRRDVEEVLARLASRDEPVVRELERRPGQRERRWVHLLGPVDDGAGGGVGAGAGGAGAGAVAEVALPEGGPEARDARVRTSYDAVAAAYADALTDELDGLVLERWLLDRVAAHAVADGGPVVEVGCGPGHVTAYLAAAGAQAHGLDLSPGMVDQARARFPDAEFQVGDLRRLVRPRDHDGWAAVLAWYSLVHSVPAELPEAFAALVRPLRPGGLLVVALHAGSGLEHAGTWFDADVDLDFVRHDPASVAALLADAGLVDVEWYHRGPVTARGEQRERVYLLARRDDAPGQPR